From Gammaproteobacteria bacterium, a single genomic window includes:
- a CDS encoding tetratricopeptide repeat protein has translation MSKYSRRPGPGGPAPSAPDEDDLFTSRVLELTVWAQNNAQTLIFAGIVVALAIGATVYYFNFSETREDQSALELEQIHQVVGVVSTEETLAELNRFLERFEDAASTAEARLLLGQVQLENGNVQGAIDALQPLRGRLGEPVALQAGFLLGAAYEQQGLQDEAVATYLDIADETDLGFQLRNALSDAARVRAAQGRYAEAEDLLGTLLDELDAADPGRGVIEMRLAEMRARRTSSGG, from the coding sequence ATGTCCAAGTATTCCCGACGTCCTGGCCCGGGAGGGCCGGCCCCCAGCGCCCCCGACGAGGACGATCTTTTTACCAGCCGGGTCCTCGAACTCACGGTCTGGGCGCAGAACAACGCCCAGACCCTGATCTTCGCGGGCATCGTGGTCGCCCTCGCCATAGGCGCCACCGTCTACTACTTCAATTTCAGCGAGACGCGCGAAGACCAGAGCGCTCTCGAGCTTGAGCAGATCCACCAGGTCGTGGGAGTGGTCAGCACCGAAGAAACTCTCGCCGAGCTGAACCGGTTCCTGGAACGCTTCGAAGACGCCGCCAGTACGGCCGAAGCCCGGCTTCTCCTGGGTCAGGTCCAGCTCGAGAACGGCAATGTCCAGGGCGCCATCGACGCGCTGCAGCCGCTCCGCGGCCGTCTCGGGGAACCGGTGGCGCTGCAGGCCGGCTTCCTTCTGGGCGCCGCCTACGAGCAGCAGGGCCTGCAGGACGAAGCCGTGGCAACCTATCTCGATATCGCCGACGAGACCGACCTGGGCTTCCAGTTGCGCAACGCCCTCTCCGACGCGGCCCGCGTGCGCGCGGCGCAGGGTCGCTACGCCGAGGCCGAGGATCTGCTGGGCACTCTCCTGGACGAACTGGACGCAGCCGACCCCGGCCGCGGCGTCATCGAGATGCGCCTGGCTGAGATGCGCGCTCGCCGGACGTCGTCCGGGGGTTGA